One stretch of Bosea vaviloviae DNA includes these proteins:
- the lpxC gene encoding UDP-3-O-acyl-N-acetylglucosamine deacetylase, with the protein MSFDRQTTLRAPVTLTGIGVHSGAPATICLKPSSANSGVVFLRKGLDAEPAQLIHAKHTKVSATELCTVIGDKASASVATIEHLMSACAGLGLDNVLVEIDGPEMPIMDGSATEFVNAIESVGVTTLQAARRYLKILQAVRIEHGRAFAELLPSDQEGFRLDVEIDFDTTVIGRQRKVFDLEPVAYAREISRARTFGFMRDVEQLWKAGFALGASLDNTVAIGDDKVINPEGLRYADEFVRHKVLDAIGDLALAGYPIQGEFRSYCGGHRMNVRILEALFADRANYAIVEAEPVYAAPRAVQMAAAAPAAFAPDLH; encoded by the coding sequence ATGAGCTTCGATCGGCAGACGACACTGCGCGCCCCTGTGACCTTGACCGGGATCGGCGTGCACTCCGGAGCACCCGCCACCATTTGCCTGAAGCCCTCCAGCGCCAATTCGGGCGTGGTCTTCCTGCGCAAGGGGCTGGATGCCGAGCCGGCGCAATTGATCCACGCCAAGCATACCAAGGTCAGCGCCACCGAGCTTTGCACCGTGATCGGTGACAAGGCCTCGGCTTCGGTCGCGACCATCGAGCATCTTATGTCGGCCTGCGCCGGCCTTGGCCTCGACAATGTGCTCGTCGAGATCGACGGCCCCGAGATGCCGATCATGGACGGCAGCGCCACCGAATTCGTCAACGCGATCGAGTCTGTCGGCGTCACGACGCTGCAGGCCGCCCGGCGCTACCTCAAGATTCTGCAGGCGGTGCGGATCGAGCATGGCCGCGCCTTCGCCGAATTGCTTCCGTCGGATCAAGAGGGCTTCCGCCTGGATGTCGAGATCGATTTCGACACCACCGTGATCGGCCGCCAGCGCAAGGTCTTCGACCTGGAGCCGGTGGCTTACGCCCGTGAGATTTCCCGTGCGCGGACCTTTGGCTTCATGCGCGATGTCGAGCAGCTCTGGAAGGCGGGCTTCGCGCTCGGCGCCTCGCTCGACAACACGGTCGCGATCGGTGACGACAAGGTCATCAATCCCGAAGGACTGCGCTATGCCGATGAGTTCGTGCGCCACAAGGTGCTGGACGCGATCGGCGATCTCGCGCTTGCCGGCTATCCGATCCAGGGCGAGTTCCGCTCCTATTGCGGCGGCCATCGCATGAATGTCCGCATCCTGGAGGCGCTGTTCGCCGACCGCGCCAATTACGCGATCGTCGAGGCCGAGCCGGTTTACGCCGCTCCGCGTGCGGTCCAGATGGCGGCGGCCGCACCGGCCGCCTTCGCGCCGGATTTGCACTGA
- a CDS encoding outer membrane protein assembly factor BamD, translating to MRSSTGLALGVALMLGGCDTLSNMNPFDKPEVYKPEVVADVPADRLYNEGLARMQNGDSEGATKKFGEIDKNAPFSPFAKKGLILSAYTNYQASKWDDAITASKRFIAQNPASPDAAYAQYLMAMSYYNQIPDATRDQERTEKAIAAFDELLQRYPKSEYVVDAKEKVLVARDQLAGKEMNVGRFYLEKRNYTGAVNRFRDVITKYQTTRHVEEALMRLTEAYMALGITNEAQTAAAVLGHNFPDSPWYKDAYVLLESGGLAPREDRGSYISRAFNGFSRVVTGIAGFGFR from the coding sequence ATGCGCAGCAGCACGGGCCTTGCCCTTGGCGTCGCCCTGATGCTCGGCGGCTGCGATACGCTGTCGAACATGAATCCCTTCGACAAGCCCGAGGTCTACAAGCCCGAGGTCGTCGCCGACGTTCCCGCCGACAGGCTCTATAATGAGGGCCTGGCGCGGATGCAGAACGGTGACAGCGAGGGCGCGACCAAGAAATTCGGCGAGATCGACAAGAACGCGCCGTTCTCCCCCTTCGCCAAGAAGGGCCTGATCCTGTCCGCCTATACGAACTACCAGGCGAGCAAATGGGACGACGCGATCACCGCCTCGAAGCGCTTCATCGCGCAGAACCCGGCGAGCCCTGACGCTGCTTATGCGCAGTATCTGATGGCGATGTCCTATTATAACCAGATCCCGGACGCGACGCGCGATCAGGAGCGGACGGAGAAGGCGATCGCTGCCTTCGACGAATTGCTGCAGAGATACCCGAAGTCGGAATATGTCGTCGACGCCAAGGAGAAGGTCCTCGTCGCGCGCGACCAGCTCGCGGGCAAGGAGATGAATGTCGGGCGCTTCTATCTGGAGAAGCGCAACTACACCGGCGCCGTGAACCGCTTCCGCGACGTCATCACCAAGTACCAGACCACGCGCCATGTCGAGGAGGCGCTGATGCGCCTGACCGAGGCCTATATGGCGCTGGGCATCACCAATGAGGCGCAGACGGCGGCGGCCGTGCTCGGGCATAACTTCCCCGACAGTCCCTGGTACAAGGACGCCTATGTCCTGCTCGAGAGCGGCGGGCTGGCTCCGCGCGAGGATCGCGGTTCCTATATCAGCCGAGCTTTCAATGGCTTTTCGCGCGTCGTGACCGGCATTGCTGGATTCGGTTTCCGCTAG